One segment of Leptospiraceae bacterium DNA contains the following:
- a CDS encoding cysteine--tRNA ligase, which yields MIEVKLYNSYTNKKETFTPENPKEVKIYSCGPTVYNFNHIGNFRSYIFTDVLRRTLKLLGYGLNQTMNITDIEDKIITESIKQGVTVEEFTEKWIKIFFEDLQTLNIEKLEHYPKATESVPEMMDLIDKLNEQNLIYQKEGSVYYSIAKFKPYGKLSKIDIDGMKSGARYETDEYTKDDLRDFVLWKSPKVDGEKFWETKYGKGRPGWHLECSAMIRKIYSSGIDIHTGGIDLLFPHHENEIAQSCGAHPNENFVKLWMHCEHLLVDNLKMSKSLGNFYTLRDLISKGYDPKAIRYLLLSSHYRNKLNFSLKSIEEAGKAIFKIQNTLNRILEILNYDLNQINENGYSKEHYDSFLEALADDLNTSKAVGTIFEFLKTINSSLDSKSLDKETIADLLSYFTKINGLLGILEFTKIEESIDLEIENLIEQRQTAKKEKNFALADSIRKDLLEKGIILEDSPTGVKWKRK from the coding sequence ATGATAGAAGTAAAATTATACAACTCATACACAAATAAAAAAGAAACCTTCACTCCCGAAAATCCAAAAGAAGTAAAAATATATTCTTGTGGCCCTACAGTTTATAATTTTAACCATATTGGAAATTTTCGTTCTTATATTTTTACAGATGTTCTGCGTAGAACCCTAAAACTATTAGGATATGGACTGAATCAAACAATGAATATCACTGATATAGAAGATAAAATTATCACCGAGTCCATCAAACAAGGTGTAACCGTAGAAGAATTCACTGAAAAATGGATAAAAATTTTCTTCGAAGATTTACAAACTCTTAACATTGAAAAATTGGAACATTATCCTAAAGCAACAGAATCCGTTCCTGAAATGATGGATTTAATTGATAAACTTAATGAACAAAATCTAATATATCAAAAAGAAGGTAGCGTTTACTACTCAATAGCCAAGTTTAAACCATATGGAAAACTAAGTAAAATTGATATTGATGGAATGAAGTCTGGAGCTCGTTATGAAACAGATGAATACACAAAAGATGATTTACGTGATTTTGTTCTCTGGAAGTCTCCGAAAGTCGATGGCGAAAAATTTTGGGAAACAAAATATGGAAAAGGAAGACCAGGTTGGCATTTAGAATGTTCTGCTATGATTCGAAAAATCTATTCTTCTGGAATTGATATTCATACTGGCGGTATAGACCTATTATTCCCTCACCATGAAAATGAAATTGCACAATCTTGTGGTGCCCATCCCAACGAAAACTTTGTAAAACTCTGGATGCATTGCGAACATCTGCTTGTAGACAATCTTAAAATGTCAAAAAGTTTAGGAAATTTTTATACTCTTCGAGATTTAATTTCAAAAGGATATGATCCAAAGGCAATTCGTTATTTGCTGTTATCTTCTCACTATCGAAATAAACTGAATTTTTCACTTAAGTCTATAGAAGAAGCAGGGAAAGCAATTTTTAAAATTCAAAATACATTAAACAGAATATTAGAAATTCTAAATTACGATTTAAACCAAATCAATGAAAATGGATATTCAAAAGAACATTACGACTCTTTTTTAGAAGCTCTAGCCGATGATCTGAATACTTCTAAAGCAGTAGGAACGATATTTGAGTTTCTGAAAACGATTAACTCATCTCTCGATTCCAAATCTTTAGACAAAGAAACGATAGCCGACCTACTCTCTTATTTTACAAAAATAAACGGACTATTAGGAATATTAGAATTTACTAAAATAGAAGAATCAATCGATTTAGAAATAGAAAATTTAATCGAACAAAGACAAACTGCCAAAAAAGAAAAGAATTTTGCACTCGCAGATTCCATTCGGAAAGATTTACTAGAAAAAGGAATTATTTTAGAAGATAGTCCAACAGGTGTAAAATGGAAAAGAAAATAA
- a CDS encoding GxxExxY protein has product MIKQAYKYSELTSKIIGCAITVHKTLGNGFQEVIYQRALAIEFGIAGINFQREFEMSIHYRNQKIGTRRVDFLVEDVVSVELKAIIRLEDVHYAQAINYLEAYNLEIGLLINFGETSLNFKRLTNKKFGKIQFEEENV; this is encoded by the coding sequence ATGATAAAACAAGCCTACAAATACTCCGAATTAACTTCAAAGATTATTGGCTGTGCGATTACTGTTCATAAGACGCTTGGAAATGGATTTCAGGAAGTCATTTATCAGCGTGCTTTAGCGATTGAATTTGGTATCGCTGGAATTAATTTTCAGCGTGAATTTGAAATGTCAATTCATTATCGGAACCAGAAGATAGGAACTCGACGAGTCGATTTTTTAGTGGAAGATGTTGTTTCGGTAGAATTAAAAGCGATCATAAGACTAGAAGATGTTCATTATGCGCAAGCGATTAATTATTTGGAAGCTTATAATTTGGAAATTGGATTATTGATTAATTTTGGAGAGACGAGTTTGAATTTTAAGCGGTTGACGAATAAGAAGTTTGGTAAGATTCAATTCGAAGAAGAAAATGTCTGA
- the purH gene encoding bifunctional phosphoribosylaminoimidazolecarboxamide formyltransferase/IMP cyclohydrolase: protein MIKIQRALISVSDKSGLIEFAKFLNSKGVEILSTGGTLTVLNQNGIKAIPVEEYTGSPEILSGRVKTLHPKIHGGLLGNPDMPGHSEDLAKNNIPPIDLVIVNLYPFVETIKKPNVSLEEAIENIDIGGPSMLRSGSKNYKHTVVVTEFSDYERVKNEIENTNGFVSVETSYALAIKAFTVTAMYDSSISNYLVKLSGEKFPDKITFAFNKKQNLRYGENPHQQAAFYEPVFIKNEFSALQGKELSFNNMLDFDAAFHIAALLPQNTVSIIKHLNPCGIASAGSPLESYNLALKTDPISAFGGVIGVSGEVNGELAKKITENFVEGVIAQKFTPEARETFAKKANVRLIEIESFKEALGEVDLRPVHHGILIQDRDYKIITSSEFKVVTKKQPSEEDMKALLFAWNVVKFIKSNAIVYTDSNSTLGIGAGQMSRVDSVELGAAKAQKSMLSVVGSYVGSDAFFPFRDGIDAIAKVGAKAIIQPGGSIRDEEVIKAADEHGLIMVFTGMRHFRH, encoded by the coding sequence ATGATTAAAATTCAAAGGGCACTCATTTCAGTGAGTGATAAATCAGGACTAATAGAATTTGCAAAATTTTTAAACTCCAAAGGTGTTGAAATATTATCAACTGGTGGAACACTTACCGTTCTAAACCAGAATGGAATTAAAGCAATTCCCGTCGAAGAATACACTGGATCACCTGAAATCCTTTCTGGTCGAGTTAAAACTCTTCACCCTAAAATCCATGGGGGACTTTTGGGTAATCCTGATATGCCGGGACATTCTGAAGATTTGGCGAAGAACAATATACCGCCTATCGACTTAGTTATTGTAAACCTCTACCCATTTGTAGAAACCATAAAAAAACCGAATGTAAGTTTAGAAGAAGCCATTGAAAATATCGATATTGGTGGTCCTTCCATGCTTAGAAGCGGATCTAAAAATTATAAACACACTGTTGTAGTTACGGAATTTTCCGATTATGAACGAGTAAAAAATGAAATAGAAAATACGAATGGTTTTGTGAGTGTAGAAACTTCCTATGCTCTTGCAATCAAAGCATTTACAGTAACTGCCATGTATGATTCTAGCATTTCGAATTATTTAGTTAAACTCTCAGGAGAGAAATTTCCAGATAAAATTACGTTTGCATTTAATAAAAAACAAAACCTGCGGTACGGTGAAAATCCACACCAACAAGCAGCTTTTTATGAACCTGTATTTATTAAAAATGAATTTTCTGCCTTACAAGGAAAAGAACTTTCATTTAACAATATGTTAGACTTTGATGCTGCATTTCACATTGCCGCATTACTTCCTCAAAATACTGTATCAATTATAAAACATCTTAATCCGTGTGGAATTGCTTCCGCAGGATCACCACTTGAATCTTATAACCTAGCTCTTAAAACTGATCCGATTTCTGCATTTGGTGGAGTAATTGGAGTAAGTGGAGAGGTGAACGGAGAGTTGGCGAAGAAAATTACAGAAAACTTTGTAGAAGGTGTAATTGCGCAAAAATTCACTCCAGAAGCTAGAGAAACTTTTGCAAAAAAAGCAAATGTTAGACTGATTGAAATTGAAAGTTTTAAAGAAGCGTTAGGCGAAGTCGATTTACGTCCTGTTCACCACGGAATATTAATCCAAGACAGAGACTATAAGATTATTACCAGCTCTGAATTCAAAGTCGTTACGAAAAAACAACCTTCAGAAGAAGACATGAAAGCATTATTATTTGCTTGGAACGTAGTAAAATTTATAAAATCCAATGCAATTGTTTATACTGATTCAAACTCCACGCTTGGCATTGGAGCAGGCCAAATGTCTAGAGTGGACTCAGTTGAACTAGGAGCCGCCAAAGCACAAAAATCAATGTTGTCAGTAGTTGGATCTTATGTAGGAAGTGACGCATTTTTTCCTTTCAGAGACGGTATTGATGCAATTGCAAAAGTGGGAGCAAAGGCGATTATCCAACCGGGCGGAAGTATTCGAGACGAGGAAGTAATCAAAGCTGCTGATGAACACGGACTAATTATGGTATTCACTGGAATGAGGCATTTTAGACACTGA
- a CDS encoding putative DNA binding domain-containing protein encodes MTKEEFGELLGNSEKRRIEFKGKINFKDFKEHFSITLISMANIIGGGIIVVGVNNDAPHKIEGLSEEELNSFEIKKVYDYLKNKVSPLPVYNSEIFPTQNGNVLIFYVKEFNDVPHIIKNNIEYNGKKYLPGDVIIRTESSESRRIQDENEMRELIGLSMKKRSELLLNDIKGVMTGKFREPEIFPEDVFNIELVKFKERAESFLKRNEKLVFLSIKFVPNPLVSKTPDIKKHFTNSIFRIKQDSFPLYENDVSIIYDSLILDSDKEYWRLSNNLCFGIFKAFSSEQLEANHPSFPYPAAPDRPILADYIIRDLLGVFAFYRSLISSEEVDSIWISVELCNTKNRYIKASNSHPLFNYEVQKCLSDKIITPQKSISKGVFIASNIDYSNEISGYILKQFQMEISKDQISKIQKDFLDGKF; translated from the coding sequence ATGACTAAGGAAGAATTTGGAGAACTTTTAGGAAATTCTGAAAAAAGGAGAATTGAATTTAAGGGAAAGATAAATTTCAAAGATTTTAAAGAGCACTTTTCTATTACTTTAATTTCAATGGCTAATATTATTGGTGGCGGGATAATTGTTGTAGGAGTTAATAATGATGCTCCGCATAAGATTGAAGGATTATCTGAGGAAGAACTAAACAGCTTTGAAATAAAGAAAGTATATGATTATTTAAAAAATAAAGTATCTCCGTTACCGGTTTATAATTCAGAAATATTTCCAACTCAAAATGGAAATGTTTTAATCTTCTACGTGAAAGAATTTAATGATGTTCCACATATAATTAAGAATAATATCGAATATAATGGAAAAAAATATCTTCCAGGAGATGTAATAATTCGAACAGAATCCTCTGAATCCAGAAGAATTCAAGATGAAAATGAAATGCGAGAATTAATAGGTTTGTCAATGAAGAAAAGGTCAGAGTTGCTATTAAATGATATTAAGGGGGTAATGACTGGTAAATTCAGAGAGCCAGAAATTTTCCCAGAAGATGTTTTTAATATTGAACTTGTGAAATTTAAGGAACGTGCCGAAAGTTTTTTAAAAAGAAATGAGAAGTTAGTTTTCTTATCAATTAAATTTGTCCCTAATCCATTAGTGTCCAAAACTCCTGACATCAAGAAACATTTTACAAACTCAATTTTTAGAATTAAGCAAGATTCATTTCCTTTATATGAAAACGATGTAAGCATAATATACGACTCACTGATTTTAGATTCTGATAAAGAATATTGGAGACTAAGCAATAATTTATGCTTTGGTATATTCAAAGCCTTCTCATCAGAACAGTTGGAAGCTAATCATCCTTCGTTTCCATATCCGGCTGCTCCAGATAGACCAATACTTGCTGATTATATTATAAGAGATTTACTGGGCGTTTTTGCGTTTTATAGAAGCTTAATATCGAGTGAGGAAGTAGATTCGATTTGGATTTCCGTTGAATTATGCAATACCAAAAATAGATATATCAAAGCTTCAAATAGTCACCCCTTATTTAATTATGAAGTTCAAAAATGTTTATCAGATAAAATTATTACTCCTCAAAAGTCGATTTCTAAAGGAGTTTTTATTGCTTCTAATATCGATTATTCCAATGAAATATCAGGTTATATTTTGAAGCAGTTTCAAATGGAAATATCGAAAGACCAAATTTCCAAAATTCAAAAAGATTTTTTAGATGGAAAGTTTTAG
- a CDS encoding phosphoribosylglycinamide formyltransferase, whose amino-acid sequence MQKKIVFLCSGKGSNFRAVVEHIRAKKLDVAIVGLISDKIGAGALELANGFGIPTFTIPFENYRQEKEKFHSEMENLLVKLSPDLIVTAGYMRIIPGSTISKFVNRMINIHPSLLPSFKGLRAIEQAIDYGVRFTGCTTHFVEEGMDSGAIILQSIVEILPNSTETDLTAKIHAEEHKILPLSVEYFLTNRLDINGRKVTIRE is encoded by the coding sequence ATGCAGAAGAAAATAGTGTTTTTATGTTCGGGGAAAGGCTCGAACTTTCGTGCGGTGGTCGAACATATTCGAGCAAAAAAACTAGATGTTGCAATCGTTGGACTTATTTCTGATAAAATCGGTGCAGGTGCACTCGAACTTGCGAATGGGTTTGGAATTCCAACTTTTACGATTCCGTTCGAAAATTATAGACAAGAAAAAGAGAAATTTCACTCGGAGATGGAAAACCTTTTAGTAAAACTTTCTCCTGACCTAATTGTTACAGCGGGTTATATGAGAATTATTCCAGGTTCCACTATTTCAAAATTTGTAAACAGAATGATCAATATCCACCCTTCTTTATTGCCTTCCTTTAAAGGATTAAGAGCCATCGAACAGGCTATTGACTATGGCGTGCGGTTTACTGGTTGCACGACGCATTTTGTAGAGGAAGGAATGGATTCAGGAGCAATAATTTTGCAATCTATTGTGGAAATCTTGCCGAATAGTACAGAAACGGATTTGACTGCAAAGATACATGCAGAAGAACATAAGATATTGCCATTATCAGTTGAGTATTTTCTAACAAATCGGTTAGATATAAATGGCAGAAAAGTAACAATAAGAGAGTAA
- a CDS encoding bifunctional methylenetetrahydrofolate dehydrogenase/methenyltetrahydrofolate cyclohydrolase (catalyzes the formation of 5,10-methenyltetrahydrofolate from 5,10-methylenetetrahydrofolate and subsequent formation of 10-formyltetrahydrofolate from 5,10-methenyltetrahydrofolate): protein MKEPILLDGKKLSEKIKSQIATEIQNLKDKHGFTPTLATILVGNDPSSQVYVKMKINSCEKLGMKSKLVELPETTSTEELLSVIDSLNADKNITGILLQHPVPKQINERLAFDRIAEKKDVDGVNSISFGKLSMGEKSFNPCTPYGIMLLLEEYKIELAGKHAVVVGRSPILGKPMAMMLLEKDATVTICHSKTNNLPEILRQADVVVGAVGKPEFIKADWIKEGAVLLDAGYNPGNVGDIDLKNAKSKSSYYTPVPGGVGPMTIAVLLLQTMQAAKDDFT, encoded by the coding sequence ATGAAAGAACCTATTTTATTAGATGGGAAAAAACTTTCTGAAAAAATTAAATCCCAAATAGCTACTGAAATTCAAAATTTGAAAGATAAACATGGATTTACCCCTACTCTTGCAACAATTTTAGTTGGAAATGACCCATCCTCTCAAGTATATGTAAAAATGAAAATTAATTCCTGTGAAAAATTAGGAATGAAATCAAAATTAGTCGAACTTCCAGAAACGACTAGTACCGAGGAACTATTATCTGTAATCGATAGTTTAAATGCAGATAAGAACATAACAGGTATTTTGCTCCAGCACCCAGTTCCAAAACAAATAAACGAAAGACTAGCCTTTGATAGAATAGCCGAAAAAAAAGATGTAGATGGAGTAAATTCTATTTCATTTGGAAAACTTTCTATGGGAGAAAAAAGTTTCAATCCCTGTACACCTTATGGGATAATGCTTTTACTCGAAGAATATAAAATTGAATTAGCTGGCAAACACGCAGTAGTCGTTGGACGTTCTCCCATTTTAGGAAAACCGATGGCTATGATGTTATTAGAAAAGGACGCAACGGTAACCATTTGCCACTCAAAAACGAATAACCTTCCCGAAATTTTACGCCAAGCAGATGTTGTAGTTGGGGCTGTCGGAAAACCGGAATTTATAAAAGCAGACTGGATAAAAGAGGGAGCAGTTCTCTTAGATGCCGGATATAACCCAGGAAATGTTGGCGACATCGATCTAAAAAATGCAAAATCCAAATCATCTTACTATACGCCCGTCCCAGGCGGCGTGGGTCCGATGACAATTGCCGTATTACTATTGCAAACTATGCAAGCGGCAAAAGATGACTTTACGTAA
- a CDS encoding nucleotidyltransferase family protein, producing the protein MDYKTTGNIKGNTITLENEVPIRGRVTVIIHQDEDIISQELILSFLKEKLPEWKDLFNVEKIGIFGSFARAEQTSDSDIDVIVKFCDNPKNIFNSKNKIRESIEERFKKKVDLANELYLKPHIREQILKEAIYVAE; encoded by the coding sequence ATGGATTATAAAACAACAGGCAATATAAAGGGTAATACGATTACTTTAGAAAATGAAGTTCCTATTCGTGGAAGGGTAACAGTCATTATCCATCAGGATGAAGATATTATTTCTCAGGAACTGATTCTATCCTTTTTAAAAGAGAAACTTCCTGAATGGAAAGACTTATTTAATGTTGAAAAAATTGGAATCTTCGGATCTTTCGCTCGTGCAGAACAAACTAGTGATAGTGATATCGATGTTATTGTGAAATTCTGCGATAATCCAAAAAATATATTTAACAGTAAAAATAAAATTCGAGAGAGCATCGAAGAACGATTCAAAAAAAAAGTTGATCTTGCAAATGAATTGTATTTAAAACCACACATTAGAGAGCAGATTCTAAAAGAGGCAATTTATGTTGCTGAATGA
- a CDS encoding diaminopimelate decarboxylase, with the protein MELEQLKFLSPEQVIEITNEFGTPLFVYSQSEIEKRCDIALSFPNEFGLTVRYAMKANPNSTVLKVMKKKGIHIDASSIYEVERALLVGFSPDEIMLTSQEISSNLKTLIEKGIFFNACSIHQLETFGKLFPGKNLAIRINPGLGSGATQKTDVGGTTSSFGIWHEYMEDVKKIREKYNLKITKVHTHIGSGSDPEVWKAVSHYTLEYAEMFPECNTVNLGGGFKVGRMLDEKTTDLQKIGQPVKELFKEFFQKHCRKLKLEIEPGTHMMALCGSLISRVVDKVNTGSKGFEYIKLDTGMDANTRPSLYGSRHPLITVAANGTIPKNTKDYVVVGHCCESGDIFTQKEGGAPETRTIHEANIYDLIVMEGTGAYCSSMSTKNYNSYPETAEVLIPNSGKAVLIRKRQELTQIMQNELNIEVVV; encoded by the coding sequence ATGGAATTAGAACAACTTAAATTTTTATCCCCCGAACAAGTAATCGAAATAACAAACGAATTTGGAACACCCCTATTTGTATACTCTCAATCTGAAATTGAAAAAAGATGTGATATAGCTCTAAGTTTTCCAAACGAATTTGGACTAACAGTACGTTATGCGATGAAAGCAAACCCGAATTCGACTGTATTAAAAGTAATGAAGAAAAAAGGAATCCATATTGATGCAAGTTCTATCTACGAAGTTGAACGTGCACTTTTAGTTGGATTTTCTCCAGACGAAATAATGTTAACCTCACAAGAAATTTCTTCAAATCTAAAAACTCTAATAGAAAAAGGAATATTTTTTAATGCATGTTCAATCCATCAATTAGAAACTTTTGGAAAATTATTCCCAGGAAAAAACCTCGCCATTCGAATTAATCCAGGACTAGGAAGTGGAGCTACTCAAAAAACAGACGTAGGCGGAACAACTTCTTCTTTCGGAATTTGGCATGAATACATGGAAGATGTAAAAAAAATTCGAGAGAAATATAATTTAAAAATAACAAAAGTTCATACCCATATTGGTTCTGGAAGTGACCCAGAAGTCTGGAAAGCAGTTTCTCATTATACGCTTGAATACGCAGAAATGTTTCCTGAATGTAACACCGTAAACCTAGGAGGCGGATTTAAGGTAGGGCGAATGTTAGATGAAAAAACTACAGACCTGCAAAAAATTGGACAGCCAGTCAAAGAGTTATTTAAAGAGTTTTTTCAAAAACATTGTCGTAAACTAAAACTAGAAATTGAACCGGGCACTCATATGATGGCACTTTGCGGATCACTCATTAGCCGCGTTGTGGATAAAGTCAACACTGGATCCAAAGGATTTGAATATATCAAATTAGACACAGGTATGGACGCGAACACTCGCCCTTCTCTTTACGGCTCTAGACATCCATTAATCACAGTAGCGGCTAATGGAACTATACCAAAAAATACCAAGGATTATGTAGTTGTTGGGCATTGTTGCGAAAGCGGAGACATTTTTACGCAAAAGGAAGGTGGTGCACCTGAAACAAGAACCATACACGAAGCAAATATTTACGATTTAATTGTAATGGAAGGTACGGGAGCTTATTGTTCAAGTATGTCCACAAAAAACTATAACTCCTATCCTGAAACTGCAGAAGTTTTAATCCCAAATAGCGGCAAAGCAGTCTTAATCCGCAAACGGCAGGAACTAACACAGATTATGCAAAACGAACTGAACATAGAGGTTGTAGTATGA
- a CDS encoding DUF86 domain-containing protein, with protein MLLNDKFSLEAMLDGVDKIQRYSSKYNNPQDYYDTVEFEASVMNFIILAEMVDRLSDEIKSEYPDVSWRSIKGFRNIAAHDYFGLDLDEVWDIIHNYLPRLKQSIAEILIEIGK; from the coding sequence ATGTTGCTGAATGATAAATTTAGTTTAGAGGCAATGCTAGACGGGGTAGATAAGATTCAGCGATATTCTTCTAAATACAATAATCCACAAGATTATTATGACACAGTAGAATTTGAAGCAAGCGTAATGAATTTTATAATTCTAGCAGAAATGGTGGATAGACTTTCAGATGAGATAAAATCTGAGTATCCAGACGTTAGTTGGAGAAGCATTAAAGGATTTAGAAATATTGCTGCTCATGATTATTTTGGATTAGACTTAGATGAAGTCTGGGATATAATACATAATTATCTTCCACGCTTGAAACAGAGTATTGCTGAAATACTTATAGAAATCGGAAAATGA
- the rlmB gene encoding 23S rRNA (guanosine(2251)-2'-O)-methyltransferase RlmB, whose translation MEKKIIKGAIYGKRNVAELVQKNHSDGVPSNRWGFREVIIKKNPSREIMDEIVSLIPKGIRITYMSIGELDSMFHGVNHQGVILLREESKKSNYAGDFSGLQELVAQEKIPILILDRVQDTGNLGNILRTAECFGFTTIVLSERESAPINDTVERMSSGAIHHLKIFKVINLRQVIDFLKESGYWIVATSDRGMDSWDKVPELHETAVIMGNEEAGVKRILLENADFVFQIPMHGKVSSLNVVVATGIVLDRIVNR comes from the coding sequence ATGGAAAAGAAAATAATCAAAGGAGCAATCTACGGCAAACGAAATGTAGCCGAACTTGTTCAAAAAAATCATTCAGATGGAGTACCTTCGAATCGATGGGGATTTAGAGAAGTTATCATTAAAAAAAATCCTTCCCGTGAAATTATGGACGAAATAGTAAGTTTGATCCCAAAAGGGATTCGAATTACTTATATGTCAATTGGTGAACTTGATTCCATGTTCCATGGCGTAAACCACCAAGGTGTAATTTTACTTAGAGAAGAAAGTAAAAAATCAAATTATGCTGGTGATTTTAGTGGATTACAAGAATTAGTCGCACAAGAAAAAATACCAATTTTAATTTTGGATAGAGTGCAGGATACAGGCAATCTCGGAAATATACTTAGAACAGCAGAATGTTTTGGGTTTACTACCATTGTCCTTTCCGAAAGAGAAAGTGCTCCAATCAATGATACCGTTGAGAGAATGTCTTCTGGCGCAATTCATCACCTCAAAATTTTTAAAGTAATTAATCTTAGACAAGTGATAGATTTTTTGAAAGAGAGTGGTTATTGGATAGTAGCCACAAGCGATCGTGGAATGGATAGTTGGGATAAAGTACCAGAACTGCACGAAACAGCAGTGATCATGGGAAATGAAGAAGCTGGAGTAAAAAGAATTTTACTAGAAAACGCAGATTTTGTTTTTCAAATTCCAATGCATGGAAAAGTTTCTTCACTTAATGTTGTAGTTGCTACTGGAATCGTACTCGATCGAATTGTAAATAGATAA